From one Lycium ferocissimum isolate CSIRO_LF1 chromosome 7, AGI_CSIRO_Lferr_CH_V1, whole genome shotgun sequence genomic stretch:
- the LOC132065541 gene encoding dnaJ protein homolog, with protein MFGRGKKKSDNTRYYEILGVNKNATEDEIKKAYRKAAMKNHPDKGGDPEKFKELAQAYEVLSDSQKREIYDQYGEDALKEGMGGGGGMHDPFDIFESFFGGNPFGGGGSGRGRRQRRGEDVVHPLKVSLEDLYKGMTKKLSLSRNVICSKCSGKGSKSGASMKCSGCKGTGMKVSIRQLGPGMIQQMQHPCNECKGTGETINDKDRCPQCKGEKVVPEKKVLEVHVEKGMQNGQKITFPGEADEAPDTVTGDIVFVLQQKEHPTFKRKGEDLFVDHTLSLTEALCGFQFILTHLDGRQLLIKSNPGEVIKPDQFKGINDEGMPVYQRPFMRGKLYIHFIVEFPDSLSPEQVKALEAILPAKPKSQYTDMELDECEETTLHDVNMEEEMRRKQAAQQEAYDEDDEMHGGGSQRVQCAQQ; from the exons ATGTTTggaagaggaaaaaagaagagtGATAATACAAGGTATTATGAAATCTTGGGTGTTAACAAGAATGCAACAGAAGATGAAATCAAGAAAGCTTATAGAAAAGCTGCTATGAAAAATCACCCTGATAAGGGTGGTGATCCTGAAAAG TTTAAGGAGCTAGCTCAAGCTTATGAGGTTTTGAGTGACTCACAGAAGCGTGAGATTTATGATCAATACGGAGAAGATGCACTCAAAGAAGGAATGGGGGGAGGTGGTGGCATGCATGATCCATTTGACATCTTTGAATCTTTCTTTGGTGGAAATCCTTTTGGAG GTGGTGGTAGTGGTAGAGGAAGAAGACAAAGGAGGGGTGAAGATGTTGTACATCCATTGAAGGTCTCCCTTGAGGACCTATACAAAGGGATGACCAAGAAACTCTCGCTTTCGCGCAATGTTATTTGCTCCAAGTGTAGTGG CAAGGGGTCAAAGTCTGGTGCTTCAATGAAATGTTCTGGTTGTAAAGGTACTGGTATGAAGGTTTCAATTAGACAGCTTGGCCCTGGAATGATCCAGCAAATGCAGCATCCTTGTAATGAATGCAAGGGTACCGGAGAGACCATTAACGATAAGGACCGTTGCCCTCAATGCAAAGGCGAAAAAGTTGTTCCGGAGAAGAAAGTCCTTGAAGTTCATGTTGAAAAAGGAATGCAAAATGGACAGAAAATTACATTCCCTGGAGAGGCCGATGAAGCA CCTGATACAGTTACTGGAGATATAGTTTTCGTTCTCCAGCAAAAGGAACACCCGACGTTCAAGAGAAAGGGTGAAGATCTGTTTGTAGATCACACATTGAGTCTAACTGAGGCATTGTGTGGCTTCCAGTTCATATTGACACACTTGGATGGCAGACAACTCCTCATAAAATCAAATCCTGGAGAAGTTATTAAACCTG ATCAATTCAAGGGAATCAATGATGAAGGAATGCCAGTCTATCAGAGGCCATTCATGAGGGGTAAATTGTACATTCATTTCATTGTGGAATTCCCGGATTCGTTGAGCCCCGAACAGGTGAAGGCTTTAGAGGCAATCTTACCAGCAAAACCTAAATCACAGTACACAGACATGGAACTGGATGAATGTGAGGAAACTACATTACATGATGTGAATATGGAGGAGGAAATGAGAAGGAAACAAGCTGCACAACAAGAAGCATATGATGAGGATGATGAGATGCATGGTGGTGGATCACAGAGAGTACAATGTGCTCAACAGTGA
- the LOC132065542 gene encoding probable receptor-like protein kinase At1g49730 isoform X1 — translation METLIFKIRLLILAWVHFRSQSGPISLVKHFSYKDIKKATDGFRRIVYNSSTRVAYRAKFQNGHDAIVKEVLAFEDQDDTAFYREVQLLGRLHHRHIAALNGFSSGPKRFLVFENMEKGSLKEHLSDPLMTPLNWRIRLQIAVGIAAALEYLHFFCDPPMYHVSISSSTIMLDENFTAKLCDVSLLCSVENNNPVPKSKCSKECRDEICKHTIFQLGLLILELVTGQSSDDGGVDLVQWVQDSRFRRRSIYQMIDPDLGDSYDFRELKRLLAVAKMCVQSIHKPTIQTPQILWYLQKKLGMTQVC, via the exons ATGGAAACTTTGATCTTCAAAATTAGGCTACTTATTCTTGCTTGGGTTCATTTTAGATCTCAATCAG GTCCAATATCCTTGGTGAAACATTTTTCTTATAAAGATATAAAGAAAGCAACTGATGGTTTTAGGAGGATTGTGTACAACTCTTCCACAAGAGTTGCTTACAGAGCAAAATTTCAAAATGGCCATGATGCGATTGTGAAAGAAGTCCTAGCTTTCGAAGATCAGGATGATACTGCCTTCTACAGGGAGGTTCAGTTACTCGGTCGCTTGCATCATCGGCATATTGCTGCACTTAATGGGTTCTCTAGTGGCCCTAAGAG GTTTCTagtttttgaaaatatggaaaaaggaaGTCTGAAGGAACACCTCTCTG ACCCTCTGATGACACCATTAAACTGGAGAATAAGACTGCAGATAGCAGTTGGCATTGCTGCTGCTTTA GAATATCTCCACTTTTTTTGTGATCCGCCTATGTACCATGTTTCAATCAGTTCAAGTACCATCATGCTGGACGAGAACTTTACAGCTAAA CTCTGTGATGTTAGCCTCCTTTGTTCTGTCGAGAACAACAATCCAGTTCCGAAGTCTAAATGCTCCAAAG AATGTAGAGACGAGATTTGCAAACATACAATCTTCCAGCTTGGTTTGCTGATCCTCGAGTTAGTCACCGGTCAATCCTCGGACGATGGAGGTGTTGACTTAGTTCAGTGGGTTCAAGATTCTCGCTTCCGGAGAAGGTCTATTTACCAGATGATAGATCCAGATCTTGGAGACAGCTACGATTTCAGAGAGCTTAAACGTCTTTTGGCAGTTGCAAAAATGTGTGTACAATCTATTCATAAGCCTACAATACAGACCCCTCAAATTTTGTGGTatctccaaaaaaaattgggcaTGACTCAAGTTTGCTGA
- the LOC132065542 gene encoding probable receptor-like protein kinase At1g49730 isoform X2: METLIFKIRLLILAWVHFRSQSGPISLVKHFSYKDIKKATDGFRRIVYNSSTRVAYRAKFQNGHDAIVKEVLAFEDQDDTAFYREVQLLGRLHHRHIAALNGFSSGPKRFLVFENMEKGSLKEHLSDPLMTPLNWRIRLQIAVGIAAALEYLHFFCDPPMYHVSISSSTIMLDENFTAKLCDVSLLCSVENNNPVPKSKCSKDFALLISQNVETRFANIQSSSLVC, encoded by the exons ATGGAAACTTTGATCTTCAAAATTAGGCTACTTATTCTTGCTTGGGTTCATTTTAGATCTCAATCAG GTCCAATATCCTTGGTGAAACATTTTTCTTATAAAGATATAAAGAAAGCAACTGATGGTTTTAGGAGGATTGTGTACAACTCTTCCACAAGAGTTGCTTACAGAGCAAAATTTCAAAATGGCCATGATGCGATTGTGAAAGAAGTCCTAGCTTTCGAAGATCAGGATGATACTGCCTTCTACAGGGAGGTTCAGTTACTCGGTCGCTTGCATCATCGGCATATTGCTGCACTTAATGGGTTCTCTAGTGGCCCTAAGAG GTTTCTagtttttgaaaatatggaaaaaggaaGTCTGAAGGAACACCTCTCTG ACCCTCTGATGACACCATTAAACTGGAGAATAAGACTGCAGATAGCAGTTGGCATTGCTGCTGCTTTA GAATATCTCCACTTTTTTTGTGATCCGCCTATGTACCATGTTTCAATCAGTTCAAGTACCATCATGCTGGACGAGAACTTTACAGCTAAA CTCTGTGATGTTAGCCTCCTTTGTTCTGTCGAGAACAACAATCCAGTTCCGAAGTCTAAATGCTCCAAAG ATTTTGCATTGCTAATCTCACAGAATGTAGAGACGAGATTTGCAAACATACAATCTTCCAGCTTGGTTTGCTGA